AGCGTAGCTTCCTCAAAAGTCACAGTAGTTTCATCAACCAACTCCCACCCGAGTGCTTGTTCCAATATGGCTTTGTTTGTAACTGCCGGCTTGATCAAAAAGCCGGATAAATTGTAACCCATTTGTCAATGATATTTTTTGGTGATAGCTACTACTCCCAGGGCATCCGTACACTAAATCGCAGCGCCATACAGTGTAGTAACCAAGAGGAGACTATAACTACTTTATCAAAGCATAACCAACATAAAATTGAACGCTCCTATTCTTACCTATTGATTCTTCTACATAGGGATTATAAAACTCAGGATCGTTAGAGCCTATTCTTTCATAACGAACAGAAGAAAGACTATAGCTATAACGCGCGCCCATCTCAAACCTTTTTTTAGTATAACTCAACTCACCAACAATACCATAATCCATCTTTGATAACTGCAGATCCCTTTTACCTATCTTCTTCTCATCCAGGAATTCATCTACCTGCACCAGGTACGATAAGGAGGGTCCCACACCTAAATGGATATAGTCGGAAAGCTTTGCTTTGATCAGTACAGGCAATTCCAGGTAATGAAAATTGTAACCATACCCTTTATAATAAGCCGGACCGCCTAAACTCCAGGATGATAAATGCGTAGTATCGCGTAGTCCCTTTAGTGAATAGAATAATCCTGTTTGAATGCTTAGGTTTTTGCTGACCGGCAATGCCACGCTTGCACCCGCATGATAACCGATGTGGACTACCTGGTTA
This genomic interval from Flavisolibacter tropicus contains the following:
- a CDS encoding porin family protein; amino-acid sequence: MKYPIVLVLLLTITNVSFCQLTVTARAGINISHMQRPKPEGVAVRQDNQVVHIGYHAGASVALPVSKNLSIQTGLFYSLKGLRDTTHLSSWSLGGPAYYKGYGYNFHYLELPVLIKAKLSDYIHLGVGPSLSYLVQVDEFLDEKKIGKRDLQLSKMDYGIVGELSYTKKRFEMGARYSYSLSSVRYERIGSNDPEFYNPYVEESIGKNRSVQFYVGYALIK